From Echeneis naucrates chromosome 7, fEcheNa1.1, whole genome shotgun sequence, one genomic window encodes:
- the agap2 gene encoding arf-GAP with GTPase, ANK repeat and PH domain-containing protein 2 isoform X1: MPTRSPGPCRASWAEASRPEGWKDLQDEAQAGIPLEIGGGMAAMMRDIPRKERLKTGSTSLPAPATQAPKPARKGKSRTLDNSDLNSLSEDLGLAREVQQTQQGQRGSAKDRKMLKFISGIFTKSSSGAAGSSATAPPVYIQRDSSEEEVNIANSQEWTLSRSIPELRLGVLGSLKSGKSALVNKYITGSYAALEKPDGGRYKKEVLVDGQSHLLLIREEAGQPDAQFCSWVDAVILVFSLENEASFLDLYRLYSQLCAFRTDIPVIVVGTQDKISSTNPRVIEDQKARQLCIDVRHSLFYETCATYGFNVDRVFSEAAQKIVAQKKQAALQACKSLPNSPSHSGGSTPGSASLPGQASNGPSSGYAYSLPSTPVVGHRELRVTQGEGGGSINSRALKSIPRRPSLFKNRDTEKKAADAKGDLSAVRGVPIKQSILWKRSGSSLNKEWKKKFVTLSNNGTLSYHSSANDYSQNIHGKEIDLLRVTVKVPGKRPPRAVAPAVPSPAPPGSAPGVNGLSKEPPGADSTSTVPLLCPATLSVVDDRSGGLSPQGGERALQRCPSSLSTKAQSVDALEGTASSFVGKDPGQSSPMSDRKKNRRKKSMNQKGDAAVGQAEAKRKMWKLKSFGSLRNINKTEEENADFIIVSFTGQTWHFEAPSQEERDSWVTAIESQILASLQSCESGRNKARRSSQSEAVALQGIRNAKGNSLCVDCEAPNPTWASLNLGALICIECSGIHRNLGTHLSRVRSLDLDDWPGELTQVLAAIGNHMANSIWESRTQGRTKPTPQATREERESWIRAKYELRAFVAPLQPASGDSMPVWLLSAVTERDLPRLLLLLAHSTKDQINGPQAGSTSLPRTALHAACQLGDVVMTQLLVWYGIDVRAKDNLGQTAMMMARKNGSKGCIDILLQHGCPNETSPITTATPILSRRSSTASLGRTSSRKRVS; this comes from the exons ATGCCAACGCGCTCTCCGGGCCCATGCCGGGCCTCCTGGGCAGAGGCGAGCAGGCCCGAAGGATGGAAGGACCTGCAGGATGAAGCTCAAGCCGGAATACCTCTAGAGATTGGAGGTGGAATGGCTGCAATGATGAGAGACATCCCCAGGAAGGAGAGACTAAAGACAGGTTCCACATCCCTACCTGCACCTGCTACCCAGGCCCCGAAACCGGCCCGCAAAGGTAAAAGCCGCACGTTGGACAACAGTGACCTGAACAGCCTCTCTGAAGACCTGGGTCTGGCCAGGGAAGTTCAGCAGACACAGCAGGGCCAGCGAGGCTCtgccaaagacagaaagatgcTCAAGTTCATCAGTGGCATTTTCACGAAGAGCAGCTCAGGGGCAGCGGGGTCATCAGCCACGGCACCTCCGGTCTATATACAGAGAGACTCCAGTGAGGAGGAAG tAAATATTGCTAACAGCCAGGAGTGGACCCTGAGCAGATCCATCCCAGAGCTGAGACTG GGCGTTTTGGGAAGTCTGAAAAGCGGAAAGTCAGCACTGGTGAACAAATACATTACAGGCAGTTACGCTGCTCTCGAGAAGCCTGATG GTGGCAGGTATAAAAAGGAAGTGCTGGTGGACGGACAGAGTCATTTACTGCTGATCCGGGAGGAAGCTGGACAACCTGATGCACAG TTCTGCAGCTGGGTCGACGCCGTGATCCTCGTCTTCAGTCTAGAGAACGAGGCCAGTTTCCTGGATCTCTACCGGCTCTACAGCCAGCTCTGCGCCTTCCGGACAGACATCCCAGTCATAGTGGTCGGCACCCAAG ATAAAATCAGTAGCACCAACCCCCGTGTGATTGAGGATCAGAAAGCCAGACAGTTGTGCATCGATGTGCGTCACTCGCTGTTTTACGAGACTTGTGCCACCTACGGGTTCAACGTCGACCGAGTGTTTTCGGAGG CGGCCCAGAAGATTGTAGCTCAGAAGAAGCAGGCGGCGCTGCAGGCCTGCAAGTCTCTTCCAAACTCACCCAGTCACTCCGGAGGCTCCACGCCGGGATCAGCATCACTCCCGGGCCAG GCCAGTAATGGCCCCAGTAGCGGCTACGCCTACTCCCTCCCCTCCACCCCTGTGGTCGGCCACAGAGAGCTGCGAGTCACacagggagagggggggggcagcatcAACTCTCGTGCGCTGAAGAGCATCCCCAGACGACCTTCCCTCTTCAAG AACCGGGACACGGAGAAGAAAGCTGCTGATGCCAAAGGAGACCTGAGCGCCGTGCGAGGCGTCCCCATCAAACAG AGCATCCTGTGGAAGAGAAGCGGCAGCTCCCTGAATAAGGAGTGGAAGAAGAAATTCGTCACCCTGTCCAATAACGGCACGCTGTCCTACCACTCCAGCGCCAAC GATTATTCCCAGAATATCCACGGAAAAGAAATAGACCTGCTTCGTGTGACAGTCAAAGTTCCTGGGAAACGTCCCCCGAGAGCCGTGGCCCCGGCCGTCCCCTCACCGGCGCCGCCCGGCTCTGCACCCGGAGTCAACGGGCTGAGTAAAGAGCCGCCAGGCGCCGACAGCACCAGCACAG TTCCTCTGTTGTGTCCAGCCACCCTGTCCGTGGTGGACGATCGGTCCGGCGGTTTGTCCCCTCAAGGTGGAGAGCGAGCTCTTCAGCGCTGCCCCTCCTCATTGTCCACCAAAGCACAGAGCGTCG ATGCCCTCGAAGGAACGGCCAGCTCCTTCGTGGGAAAAGACCCCGGCCAGTCGTCGCCAATGAGCGACAGGAagaagaacaggaggaagaagagcatGAATCAGAAAGGAGACGCAGCTGTCGGACAGGCTGAAG CCAAACGCAAAATGTGGAAATTAAAGAGCTTTGGTAGCTTGAGAAACATTAATAAGACAG AGGAGGAGAACGCAGACTTCATCATCGTGTCGTTTACCGGGCAGACGTGGCACTTTGAGGCCCCGAGCCAGGAGGAGAGGGACTCATGGGTAACGGCGATAGAGAGCCAGATTCTGGCGAGTCTGCAGTCGTGTGAGAGCGGCAGAAACAAG gCGCGTCGGAGCAGCCAGAGTGAGGCCGTGGCGCTCCAGGGCATCCGTAACGCCAAAGGCAACAGTCTGTGCGTGGACTGCGAAGCACCAA ATCCCACCTGGGCCAGCCTCAATCTGGGCGCTCTGATCTGCATCGAGTGCTCCGGGATCCATCGGAACCTGGGGACTCACCTGTCCCGCGTCCGCTCCCTGGACCTGGACGACTGGCCCGGAGAGCTCACGCAGGTCCTGGCTGCCATCGGAAACCACATGGCCAACAGCATCTGGGAGAGCCGCACGCAGGGCCGGACCAAACCGACGCCGCAGGCAACACG TGAGGAGAGAGAGTCCTGGATTCGCGCAAAGTACGAGCTTCGGGCATTTGTGGCGCCTCTACAACCGGCATCTGGAGACAGCATGCCGGTGTGGCTGCTGTCGGCGGTGACGGAGAGAGATCTGCCCAGACTGCTGCTTCTTCTGGCCCACAGCACCAAGGACCAGATCAACGGCCCTCAGGCCGGGTCCACCTCGCTGCCTCGCACCGCCCTGCACGCTGCTTGTCAGCTGGGGGACGTGGTCATGACTCAGCTGCTGGTCTGG TACGGAATCGATGTGAGGGCGAAGGATAACCTCGGCCAGACAGCCATGATGATGGCCCGAAAAAATGGGAGCAAAGGCTGCATCGACATTTTGCTCCAGCACGGCTGTCCCAACGAGACGTCCCCCATCACCACTGCCACCCCCATCCTCTCCCGCCGGTCCAGCACCGCCAGCCTGGGCCGGACCAGCTCCAGGAAACGGGTGTCGTAG
- the agap2 gene encoding arf-GAP with GTPase, ANK repeat and PH domain-containing protein 2 isoform X2 — protein MNSNSKSVNSIAIKAEIKRHDSLQSAINRLSKQFERVTDQQLRSGLKVYLHSIQVNIANSQEWTLSRSIPELRLGVLGSLKSGKSALVNKYITGSYAALEKPDGGRYKKEVLVDGQSHLLLIREEAGQPDAQFCSWVDAVILVFSLENEASFLDLYRLYSQLCAFRTDIPVIVVGTQDKISSTNPRVIEDQKARQLCIDVRHSLFYETCATYGFNVDRVFSEAAQKIVAQKKQAALQACKSLPNSPSHSGGSTPGSASLPGQASNGPSSGYAYSLPSTPVVGHRELRVTQGEGGGSINSRALKSIPRRPSLFKNRDTEKKAADAKGDLSAVRGVPIKQSILWKRSGSSLNKEWKKKFVTLSNNGTLSYHSSANDYSQNIHGKEIDLLRVTVKVPGKRPPRAVAPAVPSPAPPGSAPGVNGLSKEPPGADSTSTVPLLCPATLSVVDDRSGGLSPQGGERALQRCPSSLSTKAQSVDALEGTASSFVGKDPGQSSPMSDRKKNRRKKSMNQKGDAAVGQAEEEENADFIIVSFTGQTWHFEAPSQEERDSWVTAIESQILASLQSCESGRNKARRSSQSEAVALQGIRNAKGNSLCVDCEAPNPTWASLNLGALICIECSGIHRNLGTHLSRVRSLDLDDWPGELTQVLAAIGNHMANSIWESRTQGRTKPTPQATREERESWIRAKYELRAFVAPLQPASGDSMPVWLLSAVTERDLPRLLLLLAHSTKDQINGPQAGSTSLPRTALHAACQLGDVVMTQLLVWYGIDVRAKDNLGQTAMMMARKNGSKGCIDILLQHGCPNETSPITTATPILSRRSSTASLGRTSSRKRVS, from the exons ATGAACAGCAACAGTAAATCGGTCAACTCCATTGCAATAAAAGCAGAGATCAAGAGGCATGACTCTCTCCAGAGTGCCATCAACAGACTCTCCAAGCAGTTTGAAAGAGTGACGGACCAGCAGCTGCGCTCAGGCCTGAAGGTTTACCTCCACAGTATTCAAG tAAATATTGCTAACAGCCAGGAGTGGACCCTGAGCAGATCCATCCCAGAGCTGAGACTG GGCGTTTTGGGAAGTCTGAAAAGCGGAAAGTCAGCACTGGTGAACAAATACATTACAGGCAGTTACGCTGCTCTCGAGAAGCCTGATG GTGGCAGGTATAAAAAGGAAGTGCTGGTGGACGGACAGAGTCATTTACTGCTGATCCGGGAGGAAGCTGGACAACCTGATGCACAG TTCTGCAGCTGGGTCGACGCCGTGATCCTCGTCTTCAGTCTAGAGAACGAGGCCAGTTTCCTGGATCTCTACCGGCTCTACAGCCAGCTCTGCGCCTTCCGGACAGACATCCCAGTCATAGTGGTCGGCACCCAAG ATAAAATCAGTAGCACCAACCCCCGTGTGATTGAGGATCAGAAAGCCAGACAGTTGTGCATCGATGTGCGTCACTCGCTGTTTTACGAGACTTGTGCCACCTACGGGTTCAACGTCGACCGAGTGTTTTCGGAGG CGGCCCAGAAGATTGTAGCTCAGAAGAAGCAGGCGGCGCTGCAGGCCTGCAAGTCTCTTCCAAACTCACCCAGTCACTCCGGAGGCTCCACGCCGGGATCAGCATCACTCCCGGGCCAG GCCAGTAATGGCCCCAGTAGCGGCTACGCCTACTCCCTCCCCTCCACCCCTGTGGTCGGCCACAGAGAGCTGCGAGTCACacagggagagggggggggcagcatcAACTCTCGTGCGCTGAAGAGCATCCCCAGACGACCTTCCCTCTTCAAG AACCGGGACACGGAGAAGAAAGCTGCTGATGCCAAAGGAGACCTGAGCGCCGTGCGAGGCGTCCCCATCAAACAG AGCATCCTGTGGAAGAGAAGCGGCAGCTCCCTGAATAAGGAGTGGAAGAAGAAATTCGTCACCCTGTCCAATAACGGCACGCTGTCCTACCACTCCAGCGCCAAC GATTATTCCCAGAATATCCACGGAAAAGAAATAGACCTGCTTCGTGTGACAGTCAAAGTTCCTGGGAAACGTCCCCCGAGAGCCGTGGCCCCGGCCGTCCCCTCACCGGCGCCGCCCGGCTCTGCACCCGGAGTCAACGGGCTGAGTAAAGAGCCGCCAGGCGCCGACAGCACCAGCACAG TTCCTCTGTTGTGTCCAGCCACCCTGTCCGTGGTGGACGATCGGTCCGGCGGTTTGTCCCCTCAAGGTGGAGAGCGAGCTCTTCAGCGCTGCCCCTCCTCATTGTCCACCAAAGCACAGAGCGTCG ATGCCCTCGAAGGAACGGCCAGCTCCTTCGTGGGAAAAGACCCCGGCCAGTCGTCGCCAATGAGCGACAGGAagaagaacaggaggaagaagagcatGAATCAGAAAGGAGACGCAGCTGTCGGACAGGCTGAAG AGGAGGAGAACGCAGACTTCATCATCGTGTCGTTTACCGGGCAGACGTGGCACTTTGAGGCCCCGAGCCAGGAGGAGAGGGACTCATGGGTAACGGCGATAGAGAGCCAGATTCTGGCGAGTCTGCAGTCGTGTGAGAGCGGCAGAAACAAG gCGCGTCGGAGCAGCCAGAGTGAGGCCGTGGCGCTCCAGGGCATCCGTAACGCCAAAGGCAACAGTCTGTGCGTGGACTGCGAAGCACCAA ATCCCACCTGGGCCAGCCTCAATCTGGGCGCTCTGATCTGCATCGAGTGCTCCGGGATCCATCGGAACCTGGGGACTCACCTGTCCCGCGTCCGCTCCCTGGACCTGGACGACTGGCCCGGAGAGCTCACGCAGGTCCTGGCTGCCATCGGAAACCACATGGCCAACAGCATCTGGGAGAGCCGCACGCAGGGCCGGACCAAACCGACGCCGCAGGCAACACG TGAGGAGAGAGAGTCCTGGATTCGCGCAAAGTACGAGCTTCGGGCATTTGTGGCGCCTCTACAACCGGCATCTGGAGACAGCATGCCGGTGTGGCTGCTGTCGGCGGTGACGGAGAGAGATCTGCCCAGACTGCTGCTTCTTCTGGCCCACAGCACCAAGGACCAGATCAACGGCCCTCAGGCCGGGTCCACCTCGCTGCCTCGCACCGCCCTGCACGCTGCTTGTCAGCTGGGGGACGTGGTCATGACTCAGCTGCTGGTCTGG TACGGAATCGATGTGAGGGCGAAGGATAACCTCGGCCAGACAGCCATGATGATGGCCCGAAAAAATGGGAGCAAAGGCTGCATCGACATTTTGCTCCAGCACGGCTGTCCCAACGAGACGTCCCCCATCACCACTGCCACCCCCATCCTCTCCCGCCGGTCCAGCACCGCCAGCCTGGGCCGGACCAGCTCCAGGAAACGGGTGTCGTAG
- the agap2 gene encoding arf-GAP with GTPase, ANK repeat and PH domain-containing protein 2 isoform X3: MNSNSKSVNSIAIKAEIKRHDSLQSAINRLSKQFERVTDQQLRSGLKVYLHSIQVNIANSQEWTLSRSIPELRLGVLGSLKSGKSALVNKYITGSYAALEKPDGGRYKKEVLVDGQSHLLLIREEAGQPDAQFCSWVDAVILVFSLENEASFLDLYRLYSQLCAFRTDIPVIVVGTQDKISSTNPRVIEDQKARQLCIDVRHSLFYETCATYGFNVDRVFSEAAQKIVAQKKQAALQACKSLPNSPSHSGGSTPGSASLPGQASNGPSSGYAYSLPSTPVVGHRELRVTQGEGGGSINSRALKSIPRRPSLFKNRDTEKKAADAKGDLSAVRGVPIKQSILWKRSGSSLNKEWKKKFVTLSNNGTLSYHSSANDYSQNIHGKEIDLLRVTVKVPGKRPPRAVAPAVPSPAPPGSAPGVNGLSKEPPGADSTSTATLSVVDDRSGGLSPQGGERALQRCPSSLSTKAQSVDALEGTASSFVGKDPGQSSPMSDRKKNRRKKSMNQKGDAAVGQAEEEENADFIIVSFTGQTWHFEAPSQEERDSWVTAIESQILASLQSCESGRNKARRSSQSEAVALQGIRNAKGNSLCVDCEAPNPTWASLNLGALICIECSGIHRNLGTHLSRVRSLDLDDWPGELTQVLAAIGNHMANSIWESRTQGRTKPTPQATREERESWIRAKYELRAFVAPLQPASGDSMPVWLLSAVTERDLPRLLLLLAHSTKDQINGPQAGSTSLPRTALHAACQLGDVVMTQLLVWYGIDVRAKDNLGQTAMMMARKNGSKGCIDILLQHGCPNETSPITTATPILSRRSSTASLGRTSSRKRVS; the protein is encoded by the exons ATGAACAGCAACAGTAAATCGGTCAACTCCATTGCAATAAAAGCAGAGATCAAGAGGCATGACTCTCTCCAGAGTGCCATCAACAGACTCTCCAAGCAGTTTGAAAGAGTGACGGACCAGCAGCTGCGCTCAGGCCTGAAGGTTTACCTCCACAGTATTCAAG tAAATATTGCTAACAGCCAGGAGTGGACCCTGAGCAGATCCATCCCAGAGCTGAGACTG GGCGTTTTGGGAAGTCTGAAAAGCGGAAAGTCAGCACTGGTGAACAAATACATTACAGGCAGTTACGCTGCTCTCGAGAAGCCTGATG GTGGCAGGTATAAAAAGGAAGTGCTGGTGGACGGACAGAGTCATTTACTGCTGATCCGGGAGGAAGCTGGACAACCTGATGCACAG TTCTGCAGCTGGGTCGACGCCGTGATCCTCGTCTTCAGTCTAGAGAACGAGGCCAGTTTCCTGGATCTCTACCGGCTCTACAGCCAGCTCTGCGCCTTCCGGACAGACATCCCAGTCATAGTGGTCGGCACCCAAG ATAAAATCAGTAGCACCAACCCCCGTGTGATTGAGGATCAGAAAGCCAGACAGTTGTGCATCGATGTGCGTCACTCGCTGTTTTACGAGACTTGTGCCACCTACGGGTTCAACGTCGACCGAGTGTTTTCGGAGG CGGCCCAGAAGATTGTAGCTCAGAAGAAGCAGGCGGCGCTGCAGGCCTGCAAGTCTCTTCCAAACTCACCCAGTCACTCCGGAGGCTCCACGCCGGGATCAGCATCACTCCCGGGCCAG GCCAGTAATGGCCCCAGTAGCGGCTACGCCTACTCCCTCCCCTCCACCCCTGTGGTCGGCCACAGAGAGCTGCGAGTCACacagggagagggggggggcagcatcAACTCTCGTGCGCTGAAGAGCATCCCCAGACGACCTTCCCTCTTCAAG AACCGGGACACGGAGAAGAAAGCTGCTGATGCCAAAGGAGACCTGAGCGCCGTGCGAGGCGTCCCCATCAAACAG AGCATCCTGTGGAAGAGAAGCGGCAGCTCCCTGAATAAGGAGTGGAAGAAGAAATTCGTCACCCTGTCCAATAACGGCACGCTGTCCTACCACTCCAGCGCCAAC GATTATTCCCAGAATATCCACGGAAAAGAAATAGACCTGCTTCGTGTGACAGTCAAAGTTCCTGGGAAACGTCCCCCGAGAGCCGTGGCCCCGGCCGTCCCCTCACCGGCGCCGCCCGGCTCTGCACCCGGAGTCAACGGGCTGAGTAAAGAGCCGCCAGGCGCCGACAGCACCAGCACAG CCACCCTGTCCGTGGTGGACGATCGGTCCGGCGGTTTGTCCCCTCAAGGTGGAGAGCGAGCTCTTCAGCGCTGCCCCTCCTCATTGTCCACCAAAGCACAGAGCGTCG ATGCCCTCGAAGGAACGGCCAGCTCCTTCGTGGGAAAAGACCCCGGCCAGTCGTCGCCAATGAGCGACAGGAagaagaacaggaggaagaagagcatGAATCAGAAAGGAGACGCAGCTGTCGGACAGGCTGAAG AGGAGGAGAACGCAGACTTCATCATCGTGTCGTTTACCGGGCAGACGTGGCACTTTGAGGCCCCGAGCCAGGAGGAGAGGGACTCATGGGTAACGGCGATAGAGAGCCAGATTCTGGCGAGTCTGCAGTCGTGTGAGAGCGGCAGAAACAAG gCGCGTCGGAGCAGCCAGAGTGAGGCCGTGGCGCTCCAGGGCATCCGTAACGCCAAAGGCAACAGTCTGTGCGTGGACTGCGAAGCACCAA ATCCCACCTGGGCCAGCCTCAATCTGGGCGCTCTGATCTGCATCGAGTGCTCCGGGATCCATCGGAACCTGGGGACTCACCTGTCCCGCGTCCGCTCCCTGGACCTGGACGACTGGCCCGGAGAGCTCACGCAGGTCCTGGCTGCCATCGGAAACCACATGGCCAACAGCATCTGGGAGAGCCGCACGCAGGGCCGGACCAAACCGACGCCGCAGGCAACACG TGAGGAGAGAGAGTCCTGGATTCGCGCAAAGTACGAGCTTCGGGCATTTGTGGCGCCTCTACAACCGGCATCTGGAGACAGCATGCCGGTGTGGCTGCTGTCGGCGGTGACGGAGAGAGATCTGCCCAGACTGCTGCTTCTTCTGGCCCACAGCACCAAGGACCAGATCAACGGCCCTCAGGCCGGGTCCACCTCGCTGCCTCGCACCGCCCTGCACGCTGCTTGTCAGCTGGGGGACGTGGTCATGACTCAGCTGCTGGTCTGG TACGGAATCGATGTGAGGGCGAAGGATAACCTCGGCCAGACAGCCATGATGATGGCCCGAAAAAATGGGAGCAAAGGCTGCATCGACATTTTGCTCCAGCACGGCTGTCCCAACGAGACGTCCCCCATCACCACTGCCACCCCCATCCTCTCCCGCCGGTCCAGCACCGCCAGCCTGGGCCGGACCAGCTCCAGGAAACGGGTGTCGTAG